The Victivallis lenta genomic interval TTTCGTGGACGCAGTAATACACATCCAGCACCTCGTAATCGGTATAATCCACCTGTCCGGAAATCACACCGGCGGACGATGCCGTCTGCGTCATCTTGTCATTGCTTTCCTTCGGCGGAAACACATAGCCGCATTCAGGACACGCTGTGTATCCGGCGTGGATGAGCGCGAGACATTGCGGACACTTCTTCGCCGGGGCATCACCGCCTTTCCCGGATCCGGGCTCTTTGACCTTGATCATATCGAGCGGACCGTGCCGCAGAATGTTGCCCCCGTAGTCCAGAAAAAGGCACGAACTTTTTCCGGTTTCCGGACTGAGGCGCGTCCCGCGTCCGGCGCACTGAATCAGCAACCCCGGCGAATTCGTCGGGCGGAGCATAACAACGCAATCCGTGTTCGGAGCATCAAAGCCGCAAGTCAAAACGTTGACGTTCGCCAAGAACTTGAGCGGCGGCTTCGGTGTTCCGAAAAGATCCGCCGGGATGAATTTCCCCTTGAACCGGGCGATGATTTCAGCACGTTCGGCAGGCGACGTATCACCGGTCACGATCGCACACTCCTTGCCGGAAAACGCCTGGATTTTTTCCGCAACATGCTTGCAATGATCCACTGAAGCGGTAAAAATCAGCACAGACTTGCGGTCCCGGGTCAGCTCCACAATCTCCCTGCAGGCGGATGTCACCAGCGCATCGTTGTCCATTGCGGCGGCGACCTCGTCGCTGATGAACTCGCCGCCACGGATGTGCAGGTTTGCCAGATTCGCCTCCGCGCGGCCCGCCCGGGAAATCAACGGCGAAAGATATCCCTGCTGAATCATTTCCTTGAGCCCCGTCTCATAGCAGATCTCGTTCAGGATGTTCTCCGGCTTGCAGATGAGCCCGCCCTTGAGGCGGAAGGGCGTTGCCGTCAGCCCGATCACCCGGACGTGTGGGTTGATGACCTTCATATCGGACAGAAAGGTTCGGTACATGCCGTCCCCTTCGCTGCTGATCAGGTGTGCTTCATCCACGATGACAAGGTCAAAGGCATCCAGCTCGCAGGCCTTGTTGTACACGCTTTGAATCCCGGCGACAATGACCTGCTCCGCGGTGTCGCGGCTCTTGAGTCCGGCGGAATAAATGCCGATTTTCAATTCCGGGCAGAGCTTGCGGATCTTGTCGGCATTCTGTTCGAGAAGTTCCTTGACATGAGCAAGGATCAGCACGCGTCCATTCCATTTTTCCACGGAATCCTTTGCGATCTGAGCGAGGACCAGACTTTTTCCAGTACCCGTTGGCAATACAACGCACGGGTTGTTGTCTTTTGTGCGGAGATGCTCGTAAACAGCCTCAACCGCCTCGGACTGATACGGTCGAGGAACGATCATTTCAGCCCTCCGGATTCCGTATGCCCGCCTTGATCAGGTCAAAGGCAAGCTGTGTTTTGATTTGCTCGAGACGTTGTCTGTCAATCTTCAGGATTCTCCGGATCGCGCCGTCTTTGTAGCCGTTCATATAGAGGAAACAGACCAGTCGCCGGGTATCGTCGGTGATGTTCTTCACGAATTCCTGGACGATTTGCCTGCGTCGTCCGCCGTTCTGTCTTCGTTCTTCCATTCTGAAATCCTTATATAAGCCATTCCGTCCGGAGGCATCGGTTCGCGTTTGATGACGGTCAGCTTGCAGATCTGACTGTCGTCATTGTAAAGGCCGGCATGTGTGAAGGTGTCCAGGAGACACTTCAGAGAATTGTCCACATCCCGGCGTCGATTGTCCGGCGGATACAGTTCAATGAACAGCTCCACCGGACTGGCAAATCCCCGTGTATGATCCTGCCGGAAACGTGCAACCACACGCTCCCGGAACTTCCGCCCGTCACGGGAGATCAGCACCCTCGGACCGACATGCCGATAATAATGATTCACGCTGGGCGGCCACGGCAGTTCCAGTTCCAATGTCATTTCCTTGCCCATGGAGGCGCGGAGTTCGCACCGCTCTGCGGAGACGGCGTCGCGGGCTTGGCTGCGGCAACGCCGGAAAGAGACGTTCGCGGACCGTAGCCCTTGATCTCGTTGACGATCTCGTCATCCTGATTCTTTTTGCAGCGCACGGTGATTGTGAGCGGAAGATTGTGCAGTTCCACCGAATCACGCGGCTGAAGCACATTCACCGCTCGGCAGATGGCGGAGAGATCCGCCCGGGCGATCCGGACCGCGTCCGCGTTCGCATTTTCCAGATTCAGCCGCGCCCAGACCTTCCGGTTCTTGTATTCGCCCTCGATGATCTCGAATTCCAGCTGGAGATACTGCCCGTTTCCCGTCCTAGTGGGCTTCATTTCCGATTCTGTGATGACAGCCTGGTATTTCCCGGCCGGAATCGGATCATACCCGGTCGATGGTTCGACTTCGTTCGCGTTGAAATTGATTGTGGACATTTGTGTTTCCTATTGCGTTATGCCATGCAATGGCAGTGATGATTGAATTCTGTGATTTTCGGCGGTTCCGGGGGCAGTTTGCTTACCGCGACAGCCGGAGTGCCGGGACACTGGATGTGCTCATGATACTCAACAGGCGAATACTCATCCCGCACAGCACGGAACGGTTCCCCAACCTGGATCATTCCGCCGCAGACGTCACACACCAGCGGACGATTTGCCGTCCGGATTTTTTCGTGCATATTTCTTCACCTCGAAAACCTTTCTTTCCTTGAATTCCTCCTGTTTGCCCTTATTCCAGTTCGTCACGGGTCGAAAATACCCGCAGACGCGGCTGAAGACCTCGCAGATGGCTCCGCACTTACTCATGATGGTTCTCCTCGATTTTTGTGTATGCCTCAATGAATGCCTGCCACGAGAGCGGAATTTCCGACGGCAGGCCGTAACGGTTCTTCGCGATGCAGGCGGGACTTCCCACCGTGCGGATGATGCGTTCCCCGCCATCCGCGCCGATGGGAGCGGCGATCGCGCGTTCTCCATTGAATCCGGCATTTTCCTTCGTCACCCGGAACTTCTTGTTCGCGAACAGAACGGCGTCGACCCATTCCGAGATCAGGCTCGCAGCGTGCTTGTGAAGACGCGGTGTGTAGCGGTCGTAGGCGGCGTTTTCCGGATCTTCGAACCGTTCGACCTTCGCATGGGCGACCAGAATGACCATCATTCCGCGCTTGTCGCGCAGTTCCTGAAGCAGGCTGATGACCTTGCGCCAGTGAGTCAGCGCATGGGTATATCCCCTGCCGTAGCCGCCGTCGGCTTTTTCAATGGAACGGACACCGAATTCGCGGCAGACCTCGTCGAAGATGAGGCGCTCGAGCCAGTCAACGGAATCCACAACGACGGTCTGGAATTCGTGAGCTTCGTCCCGAAGCGCGGTCAGTTCTGCGATCACCTCGGAAAGCGAATGCGCAAGCGGGAATTTCCGGCAGTCGATTTCGCCGAGTCCGTCCTCGGTCTGGATGAAGATCGCATTTGGTGCTCCGGCTGCATAGCTGCTCTTCCCCACCCCTTCGCTACCGTAAATCATGATTCGCGGCGGCTTGTTTTCCCGCCCGGTTTGAATGTTGTCAAGCATTCCCATAATCTGTTTCCTTCCTGATTTCAATTGTTGTTGCAGATGATCTTAAGGACATCGCCTTCAAGGGCATAAATAGGCTGTTTCAGATCGACCAGGGTTCGGGGGTCGCGATCATCCGCAACTGTTTTGATGATGCTCTGCACCTTGGGCCAGTATTCGATGGAGCCTTTTGCATTGAGAAAGGGCAGCGGATCCTTTTTGATCAGCAGATCACGCAGTTTGATAATAACGGCATCTCCTTTTCTTCCCTCGGGAAGCCCGGAACAGAGAACACGGGCGATATATTTCAGCTTTCCGATCGGTACCGTTTCATAGGCTTTGACGAATTCGGCCAGAACGCCTGCGATCTTCACTCCGGGCTGCGAGGAAAACATTCCCCTGACAGCATCAATGGCGTCTTTGTAGCAGGCATAGAAACGTCTCTCCTCATCCGTTCCGAATTTGATCCCGGTGAGTGCGCGGCAAATTGCCGTGACGTCTTTTTTCAGGTTGGGATCGTTATCCTGATTTTGATGGGGCGAAACGTCATCCTCGATATCCCGCAAATCCACATCAAGATCAAGCATGACGAAAAACGTAACGGTCATGTCCGCAACAATGACAGCTTCCAAACGATGCTGTCCTCCGAAAAGCCGTCCGTTTTTATCGAATTTCAGCGGCATGGTACCGCGTTTGCACTTCCAGTGACCACCTCGCATCAGACGAGCGAGACGTTCCACATTTTTGGGACGGATGTTGCGATTTCCCTCATTGTACAGTTCCAGGATATGTCTGGCAATATCCGGAGTGCAGTCCAACTGAAACATTCTGCTGTAGTGAGTAAGAACAAGGTGGTCGAATTCCTTTGCTGTGGTAACCGTATACATGATTGGGCTCCTTTCCTTATGCGAGCTGATTCAAAATTGTGTCAAGACTGTTCAGAATCACGTCCTTCATGAGCGCGATCTGTTTTTCCGAGTAATGGAGATCGGGATACTGTTCCTTTTCGTTTTTAATCTCTTTTTTCAATGCGGCAATGATGTTTTCCGGAATGTTCTTCATACGGAATTTCATAGCGAGTCGAAGCTGCTCCTCCGGAGAAATCGCGCTCTCCTCCTGCACAGTGTTTTTTCTTGAAGCAGAGCGGATCACCGTGTCGTTGTAGGCCTTGTTGACAGATATATCGCCGTTGCAAAGAGCCTTTTTGGTTTCATCGGAACCTTCTCTTGCAACCTTGCGAAGCCTCTCGGCTTTCCGCAATGATACATTGAGAACTTCAGCCAGTTTTGCCGCGCTTTTTCCGTGCTGAACAGGATGATCTTCGGAATTAGCGCCGTTTGGCGCTAATTTTTTCCGTCCGCGTTCCAGAAGTTTGTCTGCGGCCTCAATATATCTGAGCATATCAGCCGGAGTCATATTCCTCCGTTCAACCTGCTGGCTGACCGCATAGTCAAGGGCGTCCCCCGGGTTGTCAAACTCCCGAAAAATGACCGGGATATCCCGAATCCCCAGAGACAATGCCGCCTGAAGTCTGGTATGGCCGTCAATGACCACTGCATCGGAGCCGCGCTTCCAGACAAGAATCGGATGGGCAGGATCGAATCCGATTTTTTTCATTCTGTCCACAATACGCTGGAGAACCGGCGTCTGGATTGGAAAAATGCTATTGAACGGAGCCTGCGTCAGAAGCATTTCGGGCGGGAGTTGTTCCTGACTTGCATTCACAGCGACACCTCCATTGTGGTAATCCGGAGTTTTCTGCCGAGACGGCTTGTACTTTCGGCAAGCCGTTTATATTGAAGAACAGTGTATTGATCTTCAATTTCCTGTTCGGAAAGTGAGTCCCGTGCGGTATTGGTATGAATCGCATACTCAATTGCGTCGTTCTCGGAATCGAATTCTTTTTCATAGATCCAAACCTGCGGGATTCCCGCTGTCAGAGCCGCCGCAAGACGCAAATGCCCATCAATTACTGTGTTGTTATGTCCTTTCCAGACAACAATCGGGGTACAGTAATCAAATCCATCTTTCTTCATGGACTTGGCAAGAAGTTCAACCACGCGCATGTCAAACGGCATCAGCGTTTTGAACGGTTCCGAGGTTCTGAGGGCGGATGGAGCGATGCTTTTGAACTCAATCATCTGGACTTTTCCTTTCTATTATTTTTTGAACTCAAAGTGTGTCAATGATACGGAGATCTTCATATCCGGTCGGCCAAACTCCGGAGATGCAGCAGGCCCGGAAGCGCTCCAGGGCGCTTTTGTTGGAAAGTTCCGCCAGATCCAGCAGTTCATCCGTCAGTTTCCAGACCCCGGCGGAAAACGGTTCATTTTTTTCCACCGCAATGATGTGGACGGGGAAGTTTTTGCCGGTCACAATCCGGAGAATCGCCCGGTAAAACGCCAGCTGATGAATATAGCCATAGCGACGGCAGTCCGACTCGAACCAGCGGAGACTGTCGCAGGTTTTCAGATCAACAAGTCCGGACTTCATGCCGAACCAATCCATCCGGATCTGGCAGGGAACGGAACAATACTCTGCCCGAACCACACCTTCCGCGATCCCGTCCGCCAGCAGTTTCGACGCGAGCGGGTGCAGCCAGACGCCGCGCTGCAGTTTCAGGAGAAAGCTGAAGTCCTTTCCGGAAATGATTTCGCGCTCCTGAGTCGCCGCCCATTCCGCAAACGCCTTGGTGCTGCGCCCGTAGGATTCGCCGGTCCGGGGATTGATCGGGCCGTCGGTCACAACATATTCGCGGTCAAAGGCGTTCCGTCCCTCCAGAATCAGGCAGTGCGCCGCACGTCCCATGACGAATGCGGAGGATTCGCTTTCCGTGATTTCCCCGGAAACTTTCCTGCGGTAGAGAGCCGGGGATTCCCGGAAGTCGGCCAGGAGGTGGCTCGACATAAATTCTCCGCTGCGACTGCGGGCGTGATATTCGTCCGCCGGTTCATGGATGATGAAGTTGGTGTTCATGAGTGCTGTTCCCTTGTTGTGGATGCGTTGTTCTCTATCGGGGTTACTGCCAGGCAGGGTGTCAAATTGGCCCTTCTTTTTGAAAAATTTTTCAATTATTTTTCCCGCGGATGACGACTCCTGCCTCAAGCAAGGCGGTTTTGATGGACTCGATTCTGAGCCGGACAATCTTCCGGGTGAGAGCCGTTCTTCTGGCAATTTCCGAGACGGAGCATTCGGCACTCAGGAGTCGGCAGATTTTCTGCGACTCGGGGGAAAGGCTGGCGATCACTTCGCGGATGAGAAGAATTTGATCCTGCCGCTTTTTTTCCCCTGTTGTCACGCCCTCCGGCATCCGGACCTGCATCCCGATTTTCCCATAGTCCGGGGCATCGTCCGTGTCCTCCAGCTCGCTGATTTCCTCGATTGAGACTGCGTTGGAGATCATCTTTGTCGATGCGCTATTGTTTTTCCTGACCACACGATAACAGCCGAACTGCATGACATGGTGTGCATACGTGACAAAATCCGCTGCTCCTTCATCGGAAAAGGTCTCTGCCGCACGAATTGCAAGTAGAAGCAAATCCTGAACGGCATCATCCATGTTTCGTTTCTGTATCAGTCCCTGACTGACGAGAGGACCGATGAGTGATTTTGCGATTCGGGTGAGTGTCTGCGCTTCCGCGTCGGTGATAATGTGAGCCATTTTTTGCTCTCCTCCCCGGCCGCTCCAGAGCGGAAGGCGGAGGACTGAAGCGTCCGGCATTGTTTTTCGTTTTTGCCTTCCGCTCCCCAATGGTGCAATTGCACCGGCTCCGGTGCAGAAATGGGTATTGCACCGGGTGCAAAATCACATTATTGTTGATAATGAAAGAGTTAAATTATCGAAAAAATCTCAAAAAAAGGCTGAAAAGCCGGTGCAAAACCCGGTGCAATGCACCGGACCCGTGGTTTTTGCACCGGACTTTGCACCGAAAATCTGGGGGAAAGGGCAAAAAAAGCACCCTGCCGTGATTGACAGAGTGCCGTGGAATCCGCTATGGGATTGGATCAGGTTCGGGAGGGATGGTAGTTGGAAGAGCCGCTGGCATCGTCCCGGTTGACGAAGCGCACCTGATAGCCTTCGTTTTTCACGAATTCAATGGGGTCACCGTCGTTGATGTTCGGGAAGAATTTTCTCAGTGCGGCGCAGATTTCATATTTCCGGTGTTTCCAGAAATCATATTCGCGCGTGTCTCTGGCCGGGAGCGGAAGAACCTTGCCCGGCATGGACAGCAGAGCGAGCAATGCGGTAAACGCCTCGGTGCGGCATCCTTTTTTCTGATTGCACATGCCGAGCTGCATATAATTGATCTGGATCGGAGCCTCCCCCTTGACCCAGATGGAAACATTGTCTCCGTCCTTTTTTCGGATGTGAACATCCGCCCACTTGGTGTCGGGTGCGCACTGGTATTCCGTCAGCGCCGTCTGCTGTCTGGCGGAGCGTATGCCGTTCAGCAGATTCACTGTTTCGCCGTCCGCGGCAAAACTGCCGTCCGGGGCAATGGATACGCAGTCATCCAGCCCCAGGCAGACACACTTCTTCTGCCGCAGCGCGGCGAGCATCGCCTTTGGGACATCCGCAAGTCTGCCGACAAGAAGGATGAAAGTCCGGTCTTCCTTGAGCAGGTTCTCCAGCCGGTGTTCGAAGACCATTGTATTTATATAATAGGAAATATAGACCGGCATCCGGCTTCCCGTTCCGGTCTTCAGACAGCCAAGTTCCCAGAAAAAGGCGTCGTCCAGATCCACACTGGAAAACTCGATGCCAAGGACATCGGCTATCTCCTTGTGGACACGGGCGTAATTCAAACGGAAAATACCGATGTCTTCCGGCGTGACCGGAATTCTGGGCCGGGTGATGTCTAGGGGACAGCATGCCATCAGTCCGGAACTCAGTTCACGGACTTTCCGGTAGTGGCACTCCTCCGGACAGTCGGCGGCATCCGGGCAGAGCAGACGCAAAGCCTCTCCCGGAGCCGGGTTCAGATACTTTGCCCTGAACTGCCCGATGTTGATGCCGGGAAGCAGGACTTTCCAGTCAAACAGCGGCAGCGATCTTGCATTCGTCAGCAAGGAGTTCCACATGAATGGCCTCGTCATTCTGCATTAAAGTGTGGATGACGCCGACCTGTCGCAGCCACTCGTCCACCACCATGCCGAAATCATCGTAATCATATCCCGACCGGTTGGATGCGTCAAGGATAATCGTCCGCTCCGACCGCCCGATTTTCACCAGAAACTTCGCCCGGATGATCCGACCCATGCTCGACAACTTGAAATGATGCCGTTCCATGTCCCGGAACAGATCCCCGTTGTCCGCCTCAAGGATTGCACACATGCCACTGTCGCCGCTGAGGAACGCCTTGATCGACAGCAGGGAGATGCTCTTCACCTCCGCCGCCCCGTGATAGACGAGGATGTTCCGACCGAGTTCCCTGATCTTGTCCAGATCGTTGATGCGCGGAGCGGAAAAGGCATCGTAATCATTGAAGAGGCTCTTGCCGAGCTGCCTGCAGTAGGCATCCTCCATCCACTTGGGACTGGTGGGGATGCCCAACCGCAATTCCCCGGTATCTCTATTGATGCTCAAAGTGTTGTAACTTTCCGGCTGAAAACCGATGGTCTTAGATTTCCTGCCGTTCATGACGATGCCCTGCCGACGGTAGGAGTCGCCATGCCGGACAAGCAGCACGAGTTCGCGGCTGTCGTTCTCCGTCAGGGTCACACGGGCCGTGTTTCCGTAGTTCTTCGACTGGAAAATCAGATTCATTCCCTCTTCGAAGTCGCGGATCTGCGCCGGAGTGATGACCAGATTGCGGATGTCCCGCCGCGTCGCCCGCATCGCAAAGGACTTCTTTTTCAGTGCGGCATAGTCCGTTTCAAGAACGCTGAGTTCTTCGGGGTCATGGAGATACACCAGCAGAGCCATATCCGCCGTGGACATGGTGTCCGTCAGTTCACCGGCATAACTGCTTCTCGAAATAAAAGTCCGCAGGATGTCGTTGAAGCATTCCATGCTGGTGGCTCCGACAAGTGCGAAGCCGTTAAAAAGTTCCTCGTATTCACCGACGAACATCTGATTCGAAAGGATTTCCGCAAGCCTGTCATAATCGAAGGTCTCCTCGGTCGCGCCTTCGATCTGGAACTGCATCCGGTCGAAATAGCCCTTGTAGCGTCCCACCATTTCCAGTAGACGCTGGAACGAGAATTTTCGTAGAACTTCCGGGTTCTTGAATTTTCGTAAATTACTCCCCGCCATTGTTATCTGCCTCCTGTTTGATGATACCCACCATTTTGCCGATAACCCGGAAGGAGTCGTAACGAGTAAGCTCAATGGGTTTGAATTCCGGATTCTCCGCTTCCAGCGCGATGCGGTCGGGACGGTTCACGAGCCGCTTCAGCGTCACTTCATTGTTGACGGACGCCGCCACGATGTCCCCGTCAGCGGCAATAGGCTGGTGACGGATGATGACGATGTCGCCGGTTTTGATGCCAGCGCCGATCATACTGTCGCCCTTCACGCGCAGTGCAAACACATCCCCGTTGTTGGTGAGGGCTTTATCCACGGCAACGGTCTCTTCGCCGCTCCGATCTTCGAACTCCTCCACAGGCACACCTCCGGGGATTTCGCCGAGAAGAGGGATCTGAATCGTGACAAGAGCTTCCGGCTCAACGGTTTTTTTGATCACATAGGGCTTGAGGGCTCCCTTTTCAATGCGTTTCAGGTATCCCTTGCGAACCAGCTCCTGAAAAATATCGTAGATGGTCGGCGTGGCGATTCCGAAAGCATCGGCCACCTGCTGCATCGTCGGCATTTTCCGGTATATCGAGAAAAACCGACAGATCTCCTGCATCACTTCCGCCTGCCGCCTCGTGATATTCTCTTCCTTATGTCTTCCCTGTCCCATAGCGGACTCCTTTTCATACTAACCTGTTTGAAGCATAATATACACTGTCCAGCGATTATTTCAAATCGTATTCGATGGCGAAAAATGGAACTATCCCTCAACCGGTTTTTCGATGTCGGTCTCTAAATGCCTGATTCTGACCTTGCGTTAAAAAATTTTTGATTTTTTTTCAAAAACAAGGGCCAAAATGGACCCCTGGGTGGCAGTAACCCCGATAGAGACACATTGATTCAACAACGAAAGGACGAACATGAGATACGGCAGTATTTGCAGCGGAGTTGAGGCGGCGAGCCTCGCCTGGCGGCATCTGGGCTGGACTCCGGCCTTCTTCTCGGAGGTGGAGCCGTTCCCCGCCGCGGTGCTGATGCAGCGGCTCGGCGCGATGAAACCGCTCCGACCGCTTGATCCGGACGCCGCATCGGATGAAAAAGACCGGAAACAGCGCCTTTCCTGGCAGTCCCTGATAGCGGAAATGCCGGATGGCGGCACGATTCCGAACCTCGGAGATTTTACCCTAATAAAGAAGGATGATTATGACGGACAAATCGAGCTGCTCGTCGGGGGGACGCCTTGCCAGGACCTCTCCATTGCCGGAAAACGGCTGGGATTTGGCGGTAAGCGCAGCGTCCTCGCTCTCGACTTTGTACGACTTTGCTTTGAAACTGGAACGCGCTGGGTGCTGTGGGAAAATGTCCCCGCTGCTCTTTCCAGCCGCCGAGGTGAGGATTTCGGACGATTTGTTTCCCTGCTCTGTGGATGGAATGTCCCGGTCCCTGAAAGCGGATGGAGAAAATGCGGAATCGTCACTCCGGCTCCGGGAGGATTCGGAGTGGCATGGAGAGTACTTGACTCTCAATTTACCCGAGTGGAACAATTTCCGAGGGCAATCCCGCAGCGCCGGAAGCGTCTCTTCCTTGTCGGATATACTGGTCAGTGGAAATATCCCGCAAAGGTACTATTTGACGGTGAAATGTGCGGAGGGGATACTCCGCCGCGCCGCACGAAGAGGCAAAACGCTTCCGCCGGTTCTGAAGGAGGCTCTGCTTCGACAGACTGGTGGGACGGTTCCCAGAAGGCGGGCACACTGACGCGGACGAGCGATCAGCAGTTCATGCCGGACAAGGGGCGTCTCCAATGTGTGATTGAACAGGCCGGAACGGATTTTCTTTGCTATGAAAACCATGCTCCCGATTCCCGTATAAAATCAGTTGAGGTTTCTCAGTCCATTGTTGCCCGCATGGGTACAGGCGGGAACAATCTTCCGCTCCTGCAGGAAGTTCCACGGGAACCGGAAACAGCCATCGGCTTCATTAAAAACGATGCGGGAGGTGATCTGCAGGGATTTTGGGACGAAGTTTTCCCTACGATGCGCACGGAAGTGACTCCCGCGGTAGCTCGTGAAGAATGTTTTCACGTTTCCTTCTGCGATGCGAACGGCAGAAGGAAAGATCGTCCGAACGGCGGTCTTTATGTGACGGAGGCAAAAGCGGGAAAAACAGTTACGGCAGGCGGTCCCGGCGCGGAAACGGTAATTGTCGAACCAATCGCACTTGATGGAGACAAAATGAAGCCCGGTGAACGTTCCGGGGGATCGGGTATGGGGGTTTCTGAAGAAGGTGTGATGTATACGCAGACTGCCGGAGATGTGCATGGAGTCGCCTATATGCCATCCGGAAAACCGACAGTTCGCAAACTGCTTCCCCTTGAATGCGAGCGCTTGATGGGTTTCCCCGACAATCACACGCGAATTC includes:
- a CDS encoding DEAD/DEAH box helicase — translated: MIVPRPYQSEAVEAVYEHLRTKDNNPCVVLPTGTGKSLVLAQIAKDSVEKWNGRVLILAHVKELLEQNADKIRKLCPELKIGIYSAGLKSRDTAEQVIVAGIQSVYNKACELDAFDLVIVDEAHLISSEGDGMYRTFLSDMKVINPHVRVIGLTATPFRLKGGLICKPENILNEICYETGLKEMIQQGYLSPLISRAGRAEANLANLHIRGGEFISDEVAAAMDNDALVTSACREIVELTRDRKSVLIFTASVDHCKHVAEKIQAFSGKECAIVTGDTSPAERAEIIARFKGKFIPADLFGTPKPPLKFLANVNVLTCGFDAPNTDCVVMLRPTNSPGLLIQCAGRGTRLSPETGKSSCLFLDYGGNILRHGPLDMIKVKEPGSGKGGDAPAKKCPQCLALIHAGYTACPECGYVFPPKESNDKMTQTASSAGVISGQVDYTDYEVLDVYYCVHE
- a CDS encoding RusA family crossover junction endodeoxyribonuclease; this translates as MTLELELPWPPSVNHYYRHVGPRVLISRDGRKFRERVVARFRQDHTRGFASPVELFIELYPPDNRRRDVDNSLKCLLDTFTHAGLYNDDSQICKLTVIKREPMPPDGMAYIRISEWKNEDRTADDAGKSSRNS
- a CDS encoding DUF669 domain-containing protein; amino-acid sequence: MSTINFNANEVEPSTGYDPIPAGKYQAVITESEMKPTRTGNGQYLQLEFEIIEGEYKNRKVWARLNLENANADAVRIARADLSAICRAVNVLQPRDSVELHNLPLTITVRCKKNQDDEIVNEIKGYGPRTSLSGVAAAKPATPSPQSGANSAPPWARK
- a CDS encoding ATP-binding protein, giving the protein MGMLDNIQTGRENKPPRIMIYGSEGVGKSSYAAGAPNAIFIQTEDGLGEIDCRKFPLAHSLSEVIAELTALRDEAHEFQTVVVDSVDWLERLIFDEVCREFGVRSIEKADGGYGRGYTHALTHWRKVISLLQELRDKRGMMVILVAHAKVERFEDPENAAYDRYTPRLHKHAASLISEWVDAVLFANKKFRVTKENAGFNGERAIAAPIGADGGERIIRTVGSPACIAKNRYGLPSEIPLSWQAFIEAYTKIEENHHE
- a CDS encoding ParB N-terminal domain-containing protein encodes the protein MNASQEQLPPEMLLTQAPFNSIFPIQTPVLQRIVDRMKKIGFDPAHPILVWKRGSDAVVIDGHTRLQAALSLGIRDIPVIFREFDNPGDALDYAVSQQVERRNMTPADMLRYIEAADKLLERGRKKLAPNGANSEDHPVQHGKSAAKLAEVLNVSLRKAERLRKVAREGSDETKKALCNGDISVNKAYNDTVIRSASRKNTVQEESAISPEEQLRLAMKFRMKNIPENIIAALKKEIKNEKEQYPDLHYSEKQIALMKDVILNSLDTILNQLA
- a CDS encoding ParB N-terminal domain-containing protein, translating into MIEFKSIAPSALRTSEPFKTLMPFDMRVVELLAKSMKKDGFDYCTPIVVWKGHNNTVIDGHLRLAAALTAGIPQVWIYEKEFDSENDAIEYAIHTNTARDSLSEQEIEDQYTVLQYKRLAESTSRLGRKLRITTMEVSL
- a CDS encoding PD-(D/E)XK nuclease-like domain-containing protein; the encoded protein is MNTNFIIHEPADEYHARSRSGEFMSSHLLADFRESPALYRRKVSGEITESESSAFVMGRAAHCLILEGRNAFDREYVVTDGPINPRTGESYGRSTKAFAEWAATQEREIISGKDFSFLLKLQRGVWLHPLASKLLADGIAEGVVRAEYCSVPCQIRMDWFGMKSGLVDLKTCDSLRWFESDCRRYGYIHQLAFYRAILRIVTGKNFPVHIIAVEKNEPFSAGVWKLTDELLDLAELSNKSALERFRACCISGVWPTGYEDLRIIDTL
- a CDS encoding sigma-70 family RNA polymerase sigma factor — translated: MAHIITDAEAQTLTRIAKSLIGPLVSQGLIQKRNMDDAVQDLLLLAIRAAETFSDEGAADFVTYAHHVMQFGCYRVVRKNNSASTKMISNAVSIEEISELEDTDDAPDYGKIGMQVRMPEGVTTGEKKRQDQILLIREVIASLSPESQKICRLLSAECSVSEIARRTALTRKIVRLRIESIKTALLEAGVVIRGKNN
- the lexA gene encoding transcriptional repressor LexA, which produces MGQGRHKEENITRRQAEVMQEICRFFSIYRKMPTMQQVADAFGIATPTIYDIFQELVRKGYLKRIEKGALKPYVIKKTVEPEALVTIQIPLLGEIPGGVPVEEFEDRSGEETVAVDKALTNNGDVFALRVKGDSMIGAGIKTGDIVIIRHQPIAADGDIVAASVNNEVTLKRLVNRPDRIALEAENPEFKPIELTRYDSFRVIGKMVGIIKQEADNNGGE
- a CDS encoding DNA cytosine methyltransferase, which codes for MRYGSICSGVEAASLAWRHLGWTPAFFSEVEPFPAAVLMQRLGAMKPLRPLDPDAASDEKDRKQRLSWQSLIAEMPDGGTIPNLGDFTLIKKDDYDGQIELLVGGTPCQDLSIAGKRLGFGGKRSVLALDFVRLCFETGTRWVLWENVPAALSSRRGEDFGRFVSLLCGWNVPVPESGWRKCGIVTPAPGGFGVAWRVLDSQFTRVEQFPRAIPQRRKRLFLVGYTGQWKYPAKVLFDGEMCGGDTPPRRTKRQNASAGSEGGSASTDWWDGSQKAGTLTRTSDQQFMPDKGRLQCVIEQAGTDFLCYENHAPDSRIKSVEVSQSIVARMGTGGNNLPLLQEVPREPETAIGFIKNDAGGDLQGFWDEVFPTMRTEVTPAVAREECFHVSFCDANGRRKDRPNGGLYVTEAKAGKTVTAGGPGAETVIVEPIALDGDKMKPGERSGGSGMGVSEEGVMYTQTAGDVHGVAYMPSGKPTVRKLLPLECERLMGFPDNHTRIPWNGKSEEECPDAPRYKACGNSMAVNCMMWLGERIQKVEEKISHERGEFPVREITEASNESSNHIKTEEINE